Proteins from one Setaria italica strain Yugu1 chromosome V, Setaria_italica_v2.0, whole genome shotgun sequence genomic window:
- the LOC101784603 gene encoding uncharacterized protein LOC101784603 isoform X1, with protein sequence MDPCAFVRLTVDQLLLKLPAVQRPSSGAGVHPSTSPCFCTLSLQDHPASLSRTALLPLASAAGAAAAAAHADPVVLSLDAEAVRRLSARPAELVVSVHAGQTGTNCGISAARALGRVRVSVDVARAAAGETVVARDGWVDVGKPGSASSASSAAAASARAQIHMVVRAEPDPRYVFQFGGEPECGPVVYQVPGGAAGGGQRQPVFTCRFSAGRRATRSRYRDDTPTVHVMDLPTQLLINLLCEDRIAGSESSIYQVQLTLHEIADAAVVHDPEHQPEAEVLAQRHPPRRRPRRLARVARAAQGVDGDHPRPVGLPRGGGVDGDPVRAVPGLRPRLPRQPGLLAHPPGHGRRAVKLEALGAPRGVARARARRRARVPPRVGLRLGPPRVRRPHRRVLHQHQARRAVRHRPGHIPGGHRRRRVAVRRRLRHGLHGGGRGAGEPAHRAGRRAARDVHGRRCGVRRAVRGRRSLHGRLQALLAAAQEGAVPGPGRLKRDRPDRTRGGSVVVLLGFGFHAVDCMVLVVNVVGHY encoded by the exons atgGACCCCTGCGCGTTCGTGCGCCTCACCGTGGACCAGCTCCTCCTCAAGCTCCCCGCCGTGCAGCGGCCCAGCTCCGGCGCGGGGGTGCACCCCTCCACCTCGCCCTGCTTCTGCACGCTCAGCCTCCAGGACCACCCGGCCTCGCTCTCCCGCACCGCGCTGCTGCCGctcgcgtccgccgccggcgccgcggcggcggcggcgcacgccgaCCCCGTCGTGCTCAGCCTCGACGCCGAGGCCGTGCGGAGGCTCTCGGCGCGCCCCGCCGAGCTCGTCGTGTCCGTGCACGCGGGCCAGACGGGCACCAACTGCGGCATCAGCGCCGCCCGCGCGCTGGGCCGGGTGCGGGTGTCCGTCGAcgtggcgcgcgccgcggccggggagACCGTCGTCGCCCGCGACGGGTGGGTGGACGTGGGGAAGCCGGGGTCcgcgtcgtcggcgtcctccgccgccgccgcctccgcgcgcgcGCAGATCCACATGGTCGTGCGGGCAGAGCCCGACCCGCGGTACGTGTTCCAGTTCGGCGGCGAGCCGGAGTGCGGGCCCGTCGTGTACCAGGTGCCCGGGGGAGCCGCtggcggcgggcagcggcagCCGGTCTTCACCTGCCGGTTCAGCGCCGGACGGAGGGCAACCAGGAGCAG ATACAGAGACGACACACCAACCGTGCATGTGATGGACTTACCAACCCAGCTCCTTATTAATCTGCTCTGCGAAGATCGCATAGCTGGCTCAGAATCTTCCATATATCAGGTCCAGCTAACCCTGCACGAG ATCGCTGACGCCGCAGTCGTCCATGACCCGGAGCACCAGCCGGAGGCTGAGGTCCTGGCTCAGCGGcaccctccacggcgacggccgCGACGGCTCGCGCGCGTCGCGCGAGCAGCGCAAGGGGTGGACGGTGACCATCCACGACCTGTCGGGCTCccccgtggcggcggcgtcgatggtGACCCCGTTCGTGCCGTCCCCGGGCTCCGGCCGCGTCTCCCGCGCCAACCCGGGCTCCTGGCTCATCCTCCAGGCCACGGGCGCCGGGCCGTCAAGCTGGAAGCCCTGGGCGCGCCTCGAGGCGTGGCGCGAGCGCGGGCCCGTCGACGCGCTCGGGTACCGCCTCGAGTTGGTCTTCGACTCGGGCCCCCACGAGTGCGCCGTCCCCATCGCCGAGTCCTCCATCAGCACCAAGCGCGGCGGGCAGTTCGTCATCGACCCGGCCACATTCCCGgaggccaccgccggcgccgcgtggCCGTTCGCCGGCGGCTTCGTCATGGGCTCCACGGTGGAGGGCGAGGGGCGGGCGAGCCGGCCCACCGTGCAGGTCGGCGTGCAGCGCGTGACGTGCATGGGCGACGTTGCGGTGTTCGTCGCGCTGTCCGCGGCCGTCGATCTCTGCATGGACGCCTGCAAGCTCTTCTCGCAGCGGCTCAGGAAGGAGCTGTGCCAGGACCAGGACGACTGAAAAGAGACCGACCCGACAGGACCCGAGGGGGAAGTGTAGTAGTGCTCTTGGGTTTTGGGTTTCATGCTGTGGATTGTATGGTGCTCGTGGTTAATGTAGTAGGCCATTATTAG
- the LOC101784603 gene encoding uncharacterized protein LOC101784603 isoform X2 yields the protein MDPCAFVRLTVDQLLLKLPAVQRPSSGAGVHPSTSPCFCTLSLQDHPASLSRTALLPLASAAGAAAAAAHADPVVLSLDAEAVRRLSARPAELVVSVHAGQTGTNCGISAARALGRVRVSVDVARAAAGETVVARDGWVDVGKPGSASSASSAAAASARAQIHMVVRAEPDPRYVFQFGGEPECGPVVYQVPGGAAGGGQRQPVFTCRFSAGRRATRSRSLTPQSSMTRSTSRRLRSWLSGTLHGDGRDGSRASREQRKGWTVTIHDLSGSPVAAASMVTPFVPSPGSGRVSRANPGSWLILQATGAGPSSWKPWARLEAWRERGPVDALGYRLELVFDSGPHECAVPIAESSISTKRGGQFVIDPATFPEATAGAAWPFAGGFVMGSTVEGEGRASRPTVQVGVQRVTCMGDVAVFVALSAAVDLCMDACKLFSQRLRKELCQDQDD from the exons atgGACCCCTGCGCGTTCGTGCGCCTCACCGTGGACCAGCTCCTCCTCAAGCTCCCCGCCGTGCAGCGGCCCAGCTCCGGCGCGGGGGTGCACCCCTCCACCTCGCCCTGCTTCTGCACGCTCAGCCTCCAGGACCACCCGGCCTCGCTCTCCCGCACCGCGCTGCTGCCGctcgcgtccgccgccggcgccgcggcggcggcggcgcacgccgaCCCCGTCGTGCTCAGCCTCGACGCCGAGGCCGTGCGGAGGCTCTCGGCGCGCCCCGCCGAGCTCGTCGTGTCCGTGCACGCGGGCCAGACGGGCACCAACTGCGGCATCAGCGCCGCCCGCGCGCTGGGCCGGGTGCGGGTGTCCGTCGAcgtggcgcgcgccgcggccggggagACCGTCGTCGCCCGCGACGGGTGGGTGGACGTGGGGAAGCCGGGGTCcgcgtcgtcggcgtcctccgccgccgccgcctccgcgcgcgcGCAGATCCACATGGTCGTGCGGGCAGAGCCCGACCCGCGGTACGTGTTCCAGTTCGGCGGCGAGCCGGAGTGCGGGCCCGTCGTGTACCAGGTGCCCGGGGGAGCCGCtggcggcgggcagcggcagCCGGTCTTCACCTGCCGGTTCAGCGCCGGACGGAGGGCAACCAGGAGCAG ATCGCTGACGCCGCAGTCGTCCATGACCCGGAGCACCAGCCGGAGGCTGAGGTCCTGGCTCAGCGGcaccctccacggcgacggccgCGACGGCTCGCGCGCGTCGCGCGAGCAGCGCAAGGGGTGGACGGTGACCATCCACGACCTGTCGGGCTCccccgtggcggcggcgtcgatggtGACCCCGTTCGTGCCGTCCCCGGGCTCCGGCCGCGTCTCCCGCGCCAACCCGGGCTCCTGGCTCATCCTCCAGGCCACGGGCGCCGGGCCGTCAAGCTGGAAGCCCTGGGCGCGCCTCGAGGCGTGGCGCGAGCGCGGGCCCGTCGACGCGCTCGGGTACCGCCTCGAGTTGGTCTTCGACTCGGGCCCCCACGAGTGCGCCGTCCCCATCGCCGAGTCCTCCATCAGCACCAAGCGCGGCGGGCAGTTCGTCATCGACCCGGCCACATTCCCGgaggccaccgccggcgccgcgtggCCGTTCGCCGGCGGCTTCGTCATGGGCTCCACGGTGGAGGGCGAGGGGCGGGCGAGCCGGCCCACCGTGCAGGTCGGCGTGCAGCGCGTGACGTGCATGGGCGACGTTGCGGTGTTCGTCGCGCTGTCCGCGGCCGTCGATCTCTGCATGGACGCCTGCAAGCTCTTCTCGCAGCGGCTCAGGAAGGAGCTGTGCCAGGACCAGGACGACTGA